The following are encoded together in the Limanda limanda chromosome 12, fLimLim1.1, whole genome shotgun sequence genome:
- the LOC133014906 gene encoding serine palmitoyltransferase 2-like, producing MTESPATQPPAGEGCPRVKNGLKPERNGFARSLHRCHEPQRKRRCHPEEEEVRTSSHDGSMYNQPFIETFEETPMLVAVFTYMGYGILTIFGYLRDFLRHWKIEKCNVASEREEQKDFVPLYQDFENFYTRNLYMRIRDNCSRPICSAPGAKMELMERTSRDYNWTFEYTGRSLADVINLGSYNYLGFAENTGPCVDSAAEVTMKYGVGVASTRQEIGNLDCHEEMEKLMAEFLGVESAMVFGMGFATNSMNIPALVGKGCLILSDELNHASLVLGARLSGSTIRVFKHNNMQKLEKLLREAIVHGQPRTHRPWKKILIVVEGIFSMEGSIVRLPEVIALKKRYQAYLYVDEAHSIGALGLRGRGVVDYFGLDPNDVDVMMGTFTKSFGAAGGYIAGKRDLIEYLRSHSHSAVYAASMSPPVVEQILTSMKCIMGEDGTTIGCDRVRKLAENTVYFRERLEAMGFIIYGNIDSPVIPMMLYMPAKIGAFGREMLKRNIGVVVVGFPATPIIESRARFCISAAHTREILDRALCVINEVGDLLQLKYSRHKIQPSLGRSFDDNMYQDIDD from the exons ATGACCGAGAGCCCCGCCACCCAGCCCCCCGCCGGGGAGGGGTGTCCCCGGGTGAAGAACGGGCTGAAGCCGGAGAGGAACGGCTTCGCGAGGAGCCTCCACCGCTGCCACGAGCCCCAGCGCAAGCGCCGCTGCCaccccgaggaggaggag GTCCGCACATCCTCCCATGATGGCAGCATGTACAATCAGCCCTTTATCGAGACGTTTGAGGAGACACCCATGCTGGTGGCGGTGTTCACCTACATGGGCTACGGCATCCTGACCATCTTCGGGTACCTCCGCGACTTCCTCCGTCACTGGAAGATCGAGAAGTGCAACGTCGCCAGCGAGAGGGAGGAGCAAAAG GACTTTGTGCCCCTCTACCAGGATTTTGAGAACTTCTACACCAGGAACCTCTACATGCGGATCAGAGACAACTGTAGCAGGCCCATATGCAGTGCTCCTGGGGCCAAAATGGAGCTGATGGAAAGAACGTCCAGAGACTACAACTGGACGTTTGA GTACACAGGTCGGTCATTGGCGGATGTGATTAACTTGGGCTCATATAATTACCTGGGCTTTGCTGAGAACACAGGTCCGTGTGTTGACTCTGCGGCAGAAGTCACCATGAAGTACGGCGTCGGAGTTGCAAGCACCAGGCAGGAGAttg GCAACCTGGACTGTCACGAGGAGATGGAGAAATTGATGGCGGAATTCCTTGGCGTGGAGTCAGCTATGGTGTTTGGGATGGGGTTCGCGACCAACTCCATGAACATACCAGCGCTGGTTGGCAAG GGCTGTCTGATCCTGAGTGATGAACTGAACCATGCGTCACTGGTCCTGGGAGCCAGACTCTCTGGGTCCACCATCCGAGTCTTCAAACACAACA ATATGCAGAAGCTTGAGAAACTGCTGAGAGAAGCCATAGTTCACGGGCAGCCCAGGACTCACAGACCATGGAAGAAGATCCTCATAGTGGTGGAAGGCATTTTCAG CATGGAGGGCAGTATAGTCCGCCTGCCAGAGGTGATTGCCCTCAAGAAGCGCTACCAGGCTTACCTTTACGTCGACGAAGCCCACAGCATCGGGGCCCTGGGGCTGAGAGGGAGAGGTGTGGTCGATTACTTTGGCCTGGATCCCAATGACGTGGATGTCATGATGGGCACATTTACCAAGAGCTTTGGTGCTGCAGGGGGATATATTGCAGGGAAACGG GATCTTATTGAGTACCTGCGCTCCCATTCCCACAGTGCAGTCTACGCCGCCTCCATGTCTCCTCCTGTGGTGGAGCAAATCCTCACTTCTATGAAGTGCATTATGGGAGAGGATGGCACAACAATAG GCTGTGATCGTGTTCGGAAGCTGGCAGAAAACACAGTCTATTTCCGCGAGAGGCTTGAAGCCATGGGCTTCATCATCTACGGCAACATCGACTCTCCCGTCATACCCATGATGCTCTACATGCCTGCCAAGATAGG AGCGTTCGGGAGGGAGATGCTGAAGAGGAACATCGGGGTGGTGGTCGTGGGCTTCCCAGCCACGCCCATCATTGAGTCCCGGGCACGCTTCTGCATCTCAGCCGCCCACACAAGAGAGATACTCGACAGG GCTCTGTGCGTAATCAACGAGGTAGGAGACCTGCTTCAGCTCAAGTACTCCCGGCACAAAATACAGCCTTCGTTGGGGCGGTCTTTTGACGACAACATGTACCAGGACATTGACGACTGA
- the LOC133015214 gene encoding alcohol dehydrogenase 1-like has translation MATAGKVIKCKAAVAWEPNKPMVIEVIEVAPPEAGEVRIKILATGVCHTDLYHLFEGMNKDGFPIVLGHEGAGTVESVGLGVTEFQPGDKVIPLFISQCRECRFCKSPKTNQCESGWSNGRHDVMAALDSRFTCKGKKILQFMGTSTFSEYTVVNQVSVAKIDPAAPVDKVCLLGCGVCTGFGAAVNTAKVEPGSTCAVFGLGAVGLAAVMGCKAAGAKRIFAVDINPEKFEKAKVFGATDCVNPNDQDKPISQVLAGMTNGGVDFSLECVGNVAVMRSALESTVKGWGVSVLVGWTDLYDVAVKPIQLIAGRTWKGSLFGGFKSKDGVPEMVKAYMDKKVKLDEFITHKMTLEQINDAIELMKHGKCIRTVLRFSP, from the exons ATGGCAACAGCTGGCAAG GTCATCAAATGCAAGGCAGCAGTGGCCTGGGAGCCCAACAAGCCTATGGTGATAGAGGTGATAGAGGTAGCCCCGCCCGAGGCAGGCGAGGTCCGCATCAAG ATTTTGGCAACCGGGGTTTGCCACACGGACCTTTACCACTTGTTTGAGGGCATGAATAAAGATGGCTTCCCAATCGTCCTTGGACATGAGGGAGCAGGTACTGTTGAGAGCGTGGGGCTTGGAGTGACTGAATTCCAGCCAG gAGACAAGGTGATTCCTCTATTCATATCCCAGTGTAGAGAATGTCGCTTTTGTAAGAGTCCCAAGACCAACCAGTGTGAAAGCGGATG GTCCAATGGTCGTCATGACGTGATGGCAGCTCTAGACTCCAGGTTTACCTGTAAGGGGAAGAAGATTCTGCAGTTTATGGGAACCAGCACCTTCTCAGAGTACACTGTGGTGAACCAGGTGTCTGTGGCTAAGATCGACCCTGCTGCCCCTGTGGACAAAGTCTGTCTCCTTGGGTGTGGAGTCTGCACAGGATTCGGAGCAGCAGTTAATACTGCTAAG GTTGAACCAGGCTCCACGTGTGCTGTGTTTGGCCTGGGAGCTGTGGGGTTGGCTGCAGTCATGGGCTGCAAAGCAGCTGGAGCCAAGAGGATTTTTGCTGTTGACATCAATCCAGAGAAGTTCGAGAAGGCCAAAGTGTTTGGAGCGACTGACTGCGTGAACCCCAACGATCAAGATAAGCCTATCAGCCAAGTTCTCGCTGGGATGACCAATGGAGGAGTGGACTTCTCTCTGGAATGTGTTGGGAATGTGGCAGTCATG CGAAGTGCTTTGGAGTCTACTGTGAAAGGCTGGGGTGTCAGTGTGCTGGTTGGCTGGACAGACTTGTATGACGTTGCTGTCAAACCCATTCAGCTTATCGCTGGACGCACTTGGAAGGGTTCTCTGTTTGGAG GATTTAAGAGTAAGGATGGTGTGCCTGAGATGGTTAAAGCCTACATGGACAAGAAGGTGAAGCTGGATGAGTTTATCACTCACAAGATGACCTTGGAGCAGATCAATGACGCCATTGAACTGATGAAGCATGGCAAATG CATCCGGACAGTTTTGAGATTTTCTCCTTAA